One Nitrosomonas sp. PY1 DNA window includes the following coding sequences:
- the pgsA gene encoding CDP-diacylglycerol--glycerol-3-phosphate 3-phosphatidyltransferase produces the protein MLYNLPNFLTFLRILAIPLFVGIFYFPHTWLLPANQNLIAALIFAGAAITDWLDGYLARVMNQISAFGAFLDPVADKLMVSAALIVLVYLGRLDAPIALIIIGREIAVSALREWMAQIGRSKSVAVSFLGKIKTSSQMVAIPLLLYHDTIGDNFDAQQIGTWLIYVAAVLTLWSMFYYLKAALPQVLKEEKKNF, from the coding sequence ATGCTTTACAACCTACCTAATTTTCTTACTTTTTTACGAATACTGGCTATCCCATTATTTGTCGGAATTTTTTATTTTCCGCATACTTGGTTATTGCCGGCTAATCAGAACTTGATTGCCGCTTTAATTTTTGCGGGTGCTGCAATTACCGATTGGTTGGATGGTTATCTAGCGCGTGTTATGAATCAGATATCTGCTTTTGGTGCTTTTCTCGATCCAGTGGCGGATAAGTTAATGGTCTCAGCTGCGTTAATTGTCCTGGTATATTTAGGGCGGTTAGACGCACCGATTGCACTGATTATTATTGGTCGAGAAATTGCCGTATCAGCACTGCGTGAGTGGATGGCTCAAATCGGTAGATCAAAAAGTGTGGCGGTCTCTTTTTTAGGAAAAATCAAAACGTCATCTCAAATGGTCGCTATCCCATTATTGCTCTATCACGACACTATTGGCGATAATTTTGATGCGCAGCAAATTGGTACATGGTTGATCTATGTTGCTGCCGTTTTAACACTTTGGTCGATGTTTTATTACTTAAAAGCCGCATTACCGCAGGTGCTTAAGGAAGAAAAGAAGAATTTTTGA
- the uvrC gene encoding excinuclease ABC subunit UvrC: MAKTDQISIDSCDSEFDPKRFCVNLPLQPGVYRMMNAKGEVIYVGKAVSLKKRVSSYFQKTNLSPRIRMMVSQIASIDTTATRSEAEALLLENNLIKSLKPRYNILFRDDKSYPYVILSKHDFPRLGFYRGVLDKAQRYFGPFPNAGIVRESIQLLQKVFRLRTCEDSVFRNRTRPCLLFQIKRCSAPCIDQISTQEYQADVKNAELFLQGKQTEVIGAIDSKMQQAAACMEFEKAAVLRDQIQALRKIRERQFIDSGKAMDADVIALATLKEETHKVCVNLAMIRGGRHLGDKSFFPHNADDCDASAIMEAFLAQHYLNRSVPPLIIISEKIQREVLEELLTQQCGHKITLQFNPIGEKRVWLEMATENARLALKQMCARQASQEKRLLALQDVLQMPNLSRIECFDISHTMGEATVASCVVYDSFAMRSQEYRRYNITGITPGDDYAAMREALFRRYQKIVSGESQLPDLILIDGGKGQVSAAQDALQELGINEGLLLGVAKGEARKPGLEQLIFPYSADDPMQLPSEHPALHLIQQIRDEAHRFAIQGHRNKRAKARTSSSLEGIDGVGSKRRQHLLSRFGGLKGVLTASIEELQKTEGISRKLAEKIYRELH; the protein is encoded by the coding sequence ATGGCAAAGACTGACCAAATCTCTATTGATTCATGTGACAGCGAGTTTGACCCCAAGCGTTTTTGCGTAAATCTACCGCTGCAACCGGGTGTTTATCGCATGATGAATGCAAAAGGTGAGGTGATTTATGTCGGTAAAGCGGTAAGCCTAAAAAAGCGCGTTTCTTCTTATTTTCAGAAAACCAATTTGAGTCCGAGAATTCGGATGATGGTTTCACAGATTGCCAGTATTGATACGACTGCAACACGTTCTGAAGCTGAGGCGCTATTGCTTGAAAACAATCTGATCAAGAGTCTTAAGCCTCGCTATAACATCTTGTTCCGAGATGATAAATCTTATCCTTATGTCATTCTCAGTAAACATGATTTTCCGCGATTGGGATTTTATCGCGGTGTTTTAGACAAAGCACAACGCTACTTCGGTCCTTTTCCTAATGCTGGAATCGTTCGTGAAAGTATTCAATTGTTACAAAAAGTTTTTCGTTTGCGTACCTGTGAAGACAGTGTGTTTAGAAATCGCACACGCCCTTGTTTATTGTTTCAAATCAAACGCTGTAGCGCACCCTGTATCGATCAGATTTCTACACAGGAGTACCAAGCCGATGTGAAAAATGCTGAATTATTCTTACAAGGCAAACAAACGGAAGTGATAGGTGCTATTGATAGCAAAATGCAACAGGCTGCAGCGTGTATGGAATTTGAAAAAGCAGCTGTCTTGCGTGATCAAATCCAGGCGTTACGTAAGATTCGGGAAAGGCAGTTTATTGATAGTGGTAAGGCGATGGATGCCGATGTCATTGCGCTAGCTACCTTGAAAGAAGAAACACACAAAGTATGCGTTAACTTGGCTATGATTCGGGGTGGTCGTCATTTGGGAGATAAAAGCTTTTTTCCACATAATGCGGATGATTGTGACGCTTCTGCTATCATGGAAGCTTTTCTAGCACAACATTATTTAAACCGTAGTGTGCCGCCATTGATTATTATCAGCGAAAAAATTCAACGTGAAGTACTCGAAGAATTATTGACGCAACAATGTGGCCATAAAATCACGTTGCAATTTAATCCTATCGGTGAAAAACGCGTATGGCTGGAAATGGCAACAGAAAATGCGCGCCTGGCATTAAAGCAGATGTGCGCTCGGCAAGCGAGCCAAGAGAAACGTTTGTTAGCATTGCAAGACGTATTGCAAATGCCTAATTTGAGTCGTATCGAATGTTTCGATATCAGTCATACAATGGGAGAAGCTACCGTAGCTTCTTGTGTAGTGTATGATAGTTTTGCTATGCGCAGTCAAGAATATCGCCGCTATAACATCACCGGTATAACACCTGGTGATGATTACGCTGCCATGCGCGAAGCATTGTTTCGACGCTATCAAAAAATTGTCAGCGGGGAGAGCCAATTGCCAGATCTGATACTGATTGATGGTGGCAAAGGACAAGTGAGTGCGGCGCAGGATGCTTTACAGGAGCTAGGTATCAACGAAGGGTTATTGCTCGGTGTGGCTAAAGGAGAGGCAAGAAAACCAGGTCTGGAGCAACTGATTTTTCCTTATTCTGCCGATGATCCCATGCAATTGCCTAGCGAACACCCCGCATTACATTTGATTCAGCAAATACGGGATGAAGCGCATCGCTTCGCCATTCAAGGGCATCGTAATAAGCGCGCCAAAGCCAGAACCAGTTCCAGTCTGGAAGGTATCGACGGTGTTGGTTCTAAACGGCGACAGCATTTGCTGAGTCGCTTTGGTGGATTAAAAGGTGTATTGACGGCTAGTATTGAAGAATTGCAGAAAACGGAAGGAATCAGCCGGAAGCTGGCAGAAAAAATATATCGCGAACTCCATTAA
- a CDS encoding 4-oxalocrotonate tautomerase family protein: protein MPYVNIRVAGTLTREQKKQIAAEFTDTLERIAKKPKSYTYICFDELPDENWAVAGNLLDGKD, encoded by the coding sequence ATGCCGTATGTCAATATTCGTGTCGCTGGGACGCTCACGCGCGAACAGAAAAAACAAATTGCTGCTGAATTTACTGATACCCTTGAGCGAATTGCTAAAAAACCTAAATCCTATACTTATATTTGTTTTGACGAATTGCCAGATGAGAACTGGGCGGTAGCGGGTAATTTACTTGATGGCAAAGACTGA
- a CDS encoding uracil-DNA glycosylase: MQCDQCSRLSGFLQSLKSKHPDYHARPVVAFGDEHPEILIVGLAPGMHGANRTGRPFTGDYAGILLYRTLYKYGLATKPESLAADDGLRLLRCRITNAVKCLPPENKPLPQEIRQCNQYLQFELNEFLNRNGKAIVALGLVAHKAVLMGLRLPSKPYSFGHGNIHTLSMKKTIKLYDSYHCSRYNTQTKRLTTEMFEQVFAKITSEL; encoded by the coding sequence ATGCAATGCGATCAATGTTCCCGTTTGAGTGGTTTCCTGCAATCACTCAAGAGTAAGCATCCCGATTATCATGCACGACCTGTCGTTGCTTTTGGCGATGAACATCCTGAAATTCTCATTGTTGGTCTCGCACCAGGTATGCATGGTGCCAATCGCACTGGGCGTCCCTTTACTGGGGATTATGCCGGTATTTTGTTGTACCGGACATTATACAAATATGGGCTTGCTACAAAACCAGAATCCCTGGCTGCTGATGATGGATTACGATTACTTCGATGTCGTATCACCAATGCAGTCAAATGCTTGCCACCAGAAAACAAGCCATTGCCTCAAGAGATTCGGCAATGCAATCAATATTTGCAGTTTGAGCTCAATGAATTCCTCAATCGTAATGGTAAGGCCATTGTTGCGCTAGGATTGGTGGCGCATAAAGCGGTGCTCATGGGATTGCGGCTTCCATCAAAACCCTATTCGTTCGGTCATGGCAACATTCACACACTATCAATGAAAAAAACTATCAAGCTTTATGATAGCTATCATTGCAGTCGCTACAACACACAAACTAAGCGATTAACTACTGAGATGTTTGAACAGGTTTTTGCTAAAATTACGAGTGAATTATAA
- a CDS encoding TlpA family protein disulfide reductase: protein MTLLLSDITVDAWAQSGPISLNELIGSVVMIEVFQVNCPGCFMYSLPKAVELYEKYHEHGLVVIGLATAFEDYDKNTFENLQKLIVNGEVIGETYKALNRYDKLTKDRKLSWRIPFPVGMDRVVADIEPVTDERVLQYAQNFLNGFDNFDEGKKHAVLQQVKHYLEQKTKKAETFEKFGLQGTPSSITFDRKGQLRDISFGQVDYKQAMIEELVADVH from the coding sequence ATGACGCTATTACTGTCTGATATTACGGTGGATGCTTGGGCTCAAAGTGGGCCCATTTCTCTGAATGAATTGATTGGTTCGGTGGTGATGATTGAAGTGTTCCAGGTAAATTGTCCCGGTTGTTTTATGTATTCATTGCCGAAAGCAGTTGAATTATATGAAAAATACCATGAGCATGGTCTTGTCGTGATTGGCTTAGCCACCGCATTTGAAGATTATGATAAAAATACTTTTGAGAATTTGCAGAAGTTGATTGTAAACGGTGAAGTAATCGGGGAAACTTATAAAGCGCTCAATCGCTATGATAAGTTAACCAAGGATCGCAAACTTTCTTGGAGAATCCCTTTTCCTGTAGGAATGGATCGTGTTGTGGCTGATATCGAACCAGTAACTGATGAACGTGTGCTTCAGTACGCGCAAAACTTTCTAAATGGATTCGATAATTTTGATGAAGGGAAAAAACATGCGGTGCTTCAACAAGTCAAACATTATTTAGAACAGAAAACAAAAAAAGCGGAAACCTTTGAGAAATTTGGACTACAGGGAACGCCTTCCAGTATTACGTTTGATCGCAAGGGGCAGTTACGCGATATTTCATTTGGACAGGTCGATTACAAGCAAGCCATGATTGAAGAGCTTGTGGCCGATGTGCACTGA
- a CDS encoding trypsin-like serine protease, with protein MNIRDHITIGALLSIVALHTQAGSLTVTEEFSAADNSKNRSSTLSHWTRERIAKAPAVMMIDNKKPSASKKNPAAALTNEVPMSTKGGSPVPDSNAIHRQAFAEDWKKLETEFGDLYLENEQLNAGNEDSLANILAGTSSVYINYDVNTIDAFWKVNPHKWIGKFTFTTSAGDASCSATAISNNHIVTAAHCVYDTPSRNAFYTNKAFTPAYRNGSAPYGTFPTTGCRVLTAWVNLSGNYSIDTWTRHDVAVCNVGTNSIGQTLNAAVGWAGRSWDWPSQQLHFNAGYPARDVNDNFLSSPAQYLRACTAESFQQTTDTLGSGCFYGRGISGGPWLRNYAPFQVQGNVNSVNSGLFIGQHNLYGARFTSNNIKVLCDAEGC; from the coding sequence ATGAATATTCGAGATCATATTACAATCGGAGCTTTACTCTCCATCGTAGCACTACACACACAAGCTGGTTCTTTAACGGTAACCGAAGAATTCAGTGCCGCCGACAATAGCAAGAATCGCTCTTCAACGCTTTCCCATTGGACACGGGAGCGTATCGCTAAAGCTCCTGCGGTCATGATGATCGATAACAAGAAACCTTCCGCATCCAAGAAAAATCCCGCAGCAGCACTCACAAATGAAGTTCCGATGTCAACAAAAGGAGGATCACCCGTCCCTGATTCAAATGCAATTCATCGTCAAGCTTTTGCGGAAGATTGGAAGAAACTCGAAACAGAGTTTGGTGATTTATACCTTGAAAATGAGCAACTGAATGCTGGTAACGAGGATTCTTTAGCCAACATACTAGCGGGAACATCAAGCGTTTATATAAATTATGACGTCAATACTATCGACGCGTTCTGGAAAGTAAATCCTCATAAATGGATAGGGAAATTCACCTTCACTACCTCTGCAGGAGATGCATCATGCTCCGCCACAGCCATCAGCAACAATCACATTGTAACTGCAGCACATTGCGTGTATGACACACCTTCTCGTAATGCTTTTTATACCAATAAAGCTTTTACACCGGCATATCGCAATGGCAGCGCACCATACGGCACATTTCCAACAACTGGTTGTAGAGTATTGACTGCTTGGGTGAATCTGAGTGGTAATTACAGCATTGACACATGGACTCGCCATGATGTTGCAGTTTGTAACGTTGGTACCAACTCAATTGGCCAAACATTGAATGCCGCTGTGGGTTGGGCAGGGCGCAGCTGGGATTGGCCTTCTCAACAGCTTCATTTTAATGCGGGATATCCAGCACGTGATGTAAACGATAATTTTCTTTCAAGTCCAGCTCAGTACCTTAGGGCCTGTACCGCCGAATCCTTTCAGCAAACCACTGACACACTGGGTAGCGGTTGCTTCTACGGTCGTGGAATCAGCGGTGGCCCTTGGTTGAGAAATTATGCTCCTTTCCAAGTTCAGGGAAATGTCAATAGCGTGAACTCGGGATTGTTCATTGGTCAACACAATCTTTACGGAGCAAGATTTACAAGTAATAACATCAAGGTTCTTTGTGATGCAGAAGGTTGCTAG